Genomic segment of Arachis stenosperma cultivar V10309 chromosome 4, arast.V10309.gnm1.PFL2, whole genome shotgun sequence:
AATTGTTTTAAACTTATAACAATTTGTATACCAAAAAAGCATATTCAGCTTTGGAAGCCCTGATCAGGAGTAATTTGCATGATTTAATTTTGTTATGGTAATTCGAATAAAGttgttaaaatattattttagatttATGTTTAGTTTgcttaagtttttatttttaaaaaataatttataaaaattatcttttaaaaaatattttttttaaaagttataacatctgtgtttaataaattaaattaaaaataatttttacaagTAACAACAACTCAACAAACACatttgataaattaatttttgaaatttaaaaatattataatagacattaatgtaaaaattaaatttaaatattagttAATATACGAAATTATATTAAAccttttaattttgataagtacaaactaactttaaaaaaattcttttttaaatactttcaaacatttttaaaaaactgtcaacataaatacataaacattttaatttatcaaatataaaatgggttatttatgcttttaaaaagtagacacactttttaaaaaattttacaaaaccAAACCGCATAATAGCTAACATTAATTAACGAAAGTCGAaaactcatatatatatatacaactcAAGGGACACCATAATATCAACATAGATTCGAAAATCACTAATCTCGAAAGCAAGTTGAAAGGATGAGTATTATTTTGAGAGTCCTATAATGGCCATGACTTCCATTATAATTATAACTAGTATTTGCATAGTGATGTCACGTTCAAGTTGATTCCCAATGCAAATTAAACCTATTAACTCCAAATACACACAAAATCTACTTGATATATGCTGCTCTTGCTGCAACATTTCCTACTATCACAACACATGTATACTTGATCAACTAATTTTAAtccatatttttaaaattattttaaatattttaaaaataatattagataaatatttttttcaattaatattagcttttttttaaattattttatttatcttaaattctaaaatttaaattgtaaattataaatatttaattttacactctaaattataaattctaaatcttaaaattagttaatattaactaattaaaaattaatttcttatattttttattttaaattctaaacctTAAAACATAAATTATCAATTTTAAGTCCTAAATTATAATTAAAGTTAGCTAATATTAATAGTTGACTAACTAaaagattaatttaattatgtataattttactattgaaattaataacaaaaattattaaaatatctaaaatattgaaatacttgaaatattttttattattatatgttattttttatcagtttaaaatttttgaaaaattgatctTATGACATTTTTACATCAAAGTAGAAGctaaaagtaaagaaaattgaaaacgTAATATTAATACCACATTTGCCCCTCAAAACACTATAAAAATTTTAGACATAAATTGTTATAAACAATTAGCTATATGAATGATATTGTAAGAGCAAAAATGAAAGACAACTCTAACCATATTAGGTATATtacactaaattaattattaaaattagttattaataaaaataatatatattaaaatataaaatatataataaaaataaattaaataatatatatttatttataaatatataatgattttAGTTACTGATGTTAATttacaaataacattttttatttttcactaaCACCTTAAAACACCTCTCAAATTCTAGAAAAAATTTCCTTTTTCTCTCTAATCTCTACGAGAATATATAATCTCCAATTAATTGCACGCAGTGACGGagcttaaaaaaaattttagggGCCAGATAGAAGATAATTATCAAGATGCTTTTGATATAGATTCTATTTAAGATAAGTTCGTCTAACCTCATCTCTCTGATTTGGGTAATATTGTCAAATTTAAAGCCGTTTTTTAGGATCTTGTTCCAAAGAATTAAGGTCAAACTCATCAGATGCAACACTTTGAACTTTTGAAAGTTATATCTCACTTTCTTCATGattcattaaaataaaagaactatCTACATGTGTTGGTATTGTAAAAGTtatatgtttttctttttgaatattatagccttcctcttaaaaatgcatcaattcattaatttttcatgattattttatataaaaatttgaatatatatcctgtaaaatatgtaaaaaaaagtcagaaggacaaatattaaaatttataatatttattgaatttttttatcaatttatacaaatacaataatatcaatacttattgaatattttaatcttttttatcacataaaaaattaaattaaataaacagtaaaatataaaataatattaaattacataaataaaaaatacctaattttttatatttgaattcaaaaatagaGGGAGTGTTGCTTATTTAATATAGAGCTGCGAAATACGAATACACTCAATTCAATCCAAATCCAACAAAGTTTGAATgttttaaactaaaaattattgtgcaataaaaacaagagatgaagattgaattttagtattttaggtcataataaaatatttgagtcaagcaaactattttttaaaaagtattactaattttttaataaaaatttgggGAGCCATAGCCCCCTTGTCTTAACTAAACTCCGCCCTTGATTGCAACGCATGTTGTAGGGATAAGTTGCAGCCCTGGAATCATTGGAATATTCTAAATTGCATTTCAACATTGCATGGAGTTTTTAATCGGAAGGAATCTAAGTGCCTGATTAGGTGTAATTAATAACAATACCTTTAAGTAATTAACAGAGAATTTAATCAATAACAAgtcaataaatatttttaaattatataattcattaattgttattaattaataattatttaaatttttttaaaatataaaattattaattattaattacagTTGTTTAAAATTATCGATTATAAGAGTTATTGTTTATTTAAACTTTTCCAATTAATAATTGGACGTATGTGTAGAGTAGCTAGTGTGGTGCATgttttatttagattttttatttattaagggGAAAAAAAAACTTCAATTTGGGACTATAATTCTAGAGCTATCCGATTGAGATAATGCAACTGAGAACTATGATCATGTAGACGTAgagttttgatatttttatataggaaaagtatgaggagccaatgtaattgctctACAATGTCTACAATGAGGATAGTTTTgtaattaaaatcaaaagataattaaagtaattaattattatttatttcaaatttcaaattcgAATGAAATTAGAATTCTTACTTTGTTGTTACCTCCTTCATCTAACTCTCCCTCTCCTTTTGACCTAGCAGAAACTCCTTCCCCCAATTTGACCAAACAGCCACCGAAGAGAGCCCCACCGTCGGCGCTGAAGAACCAACCTCCATGAAGTCTGCTGCAACCTGAGCAATCGGCGCTTTACCTGCATCGAGGAGTCGCACTTTACTTGGAGCGCCGACAACCCTAGCCCACATGAAGCCAGTTCCAGCACCGTTGCTGCCGCGCTCGGGCATCGCTGCCGCTTCCCCTCAAGCCGTCGCTGACTCTTTCCCTCGCGCCGTCGCTGCCCCTGGAGATGTAATGGAGAGGTGGCTGATGATACCTATCATTAGTATAAGGTGTGTAGTTTAAAACTTTGAACTGTAATACAATGCCACATACATAAGTAGTTTTTTTAATATAAGTGAAAGAGTATGAGTAGAAATGTGTTGAAGACTTGAATCATGATAGAATGGTCTATATGTGTGTTTTAGGAAGATATTGAACTCATGAAGTATATGAATTTGGATGCTTATAGATTCTCCATTTCTTGGTCAAGAATACTCCCAAGTAAGTCTTATTAATTTTCTTCATGTTAACTACCACCCAGATAACAGTAGTAGTAAATGGTAATCAGccatttttaatttcttgttctgaACTATTTGTAGAAGGAAAACTTAGTGGAGGTGTAAACCACAAAGGAATTGAATACTATAACAACCTCATCAACGAGCTATTGGCTAATGGTCATAATTCAACATTTTTCTATCCTATTATTATATTCATGAAGCTGTTAATCATACATAATCCTTAAAAATAATGCAGGTCTGCAACCATTTGTGACTATTTTTCATTGGGACGTTCCTCAGGCCTTGGAAGATGACTATAGTGATTTTCTAAGCCCGCACATTGCGTAAGTGACCCTAACTTCCATCCAAAGTAGTTTATCTATCATTATATTGAAGGAGAGCTTCtagaaaaatatatgataattgGTTCATATGAGGATGCAGagatgattttaagaactatgCTGAAGTTTGTTTCAAGGAATTTGGTAACAGAGTGAAACACTGGATCACTTTGAACGAACCCAAGAATGTCAGAAAAAATGGCTAAATCTGTAGATGGTTATATTATTACCAAGTGTTTAGTTGTTTGGATTGGATTTAAGCGAAGACAATTTAATTATgttggatgttcattttacAAGATATGCGAATGGTTATTTTCATTCTTGAGCGGATGTTTGGTTGTCATGTTGGATGTCCTTTTATTCATGTAATTGATTAATACAATAAGAACTCTCTCGATTAAAATATTGCATATAATGCTCTATTTATCATTCCAGAGTTTTGTTGGAGTCTTATGGGCACTATAAGTTTCATGAACAAATAATCCATTACCATATAAAttattgatttttcttttttacattAATGATTGAGATGCATCATGTACTATATTTTAAGCCATTTAAACTAAAgcagatttttattttactatgaTTTTTCATGGTTCTTTCCATTCTAAAGTGGATGGTTACTTTGAGTATACCATTTGTCTTTTACGTGATTTCCTAGATTTTGCTTGCACAACCTTCTCAACTTTTGTGACGTAAAGGAGTGAGCAATCTAACAAAGTAAGCAATGAAGGTTCGTGCATTGATCACGGATGTTTATTTTCGTACAAATGAGATGGTTATTCTTGGTGCAAgcagaatattttttttatttcaactaTTTAATTAGGAGGAAGATAATAATTCTCAATTCATCCAAATTTGTTATAGTAATAAATTGATTGTATACATACATGTATGAAGACTTTAGATGTGTTTATTGAAACCAATTATCTCATATATATTTTGCTttgattaaaattaattacattttttattttataatggtgagttttattttcataattataCTTATTTATCTTATTCACGTTTTCATGAAAAATTTAATTGTTTAGTCCTATTACTTGTTTGTAAGTAAATGTGTTGGATTTTGCAAACTGgaaaaaggataaaaaagataattattttttattaactaagACCCggtatttcttttttaattagaaaaaaatattttgattttattgaaACGTGTAGTAGTTTTATTAGgcaaacaaaaaattaagagaGAATAAAATAGGCtagatgttcattttactaggtAGACTAATAGTTATTTTCATTCTAATTTAgatgtttatttgatttgaattgaatttaaCATAACTTTGCATGATTAAAAGACcttgttaaaaaatattgtgaGCATAATGACTATTATAAACTGAAATTTTACTAACACGCTTGATCTTAAGTTAGTCATTTTCGTAAAATATAacttaataaattataaaatacatATCACTAGCAATATGATTATTACACAATTTATCACTAACAACAGGACcaaatatttaataacttttTAGACCAACAATTATTCTTATTATGTACAACCATGTCATTTGCTTATTTGGCATGTTCCATCATTGTTTGATATTCTTTCACCCTAGTAAGAATATCGCAGCCTCCTTTAGCAGATTCCATATTGGCCTCTTTTCCAGATTTCTCCTGAAACTCCACTTCTCTCATTAATTTCACAAGAGAGTTCATTgatgaaaacaaaattctttgcatcattatcaatatcaaataaaatattaatataaagtAACAAGTTCTTAATAGATTTCATCTCGCAAATTGTTATGACATTATTCTAGACTCTTAATATTCATACATTACCATGTAATTAAACCTTTCATTTAACAATTGTAATTGCTAGCACAACTGAAATAAGTCTCAACCTATAATTCAATTAACTCACATCCTACATAATAAATCAAGCAAAAGACCTAGTTCATAATCAAATCAAACATCCATTTATTGAAAGAAACCAATCATCCGGATACTTAGTAAACTAAACATCCGTATATTTTCTAACAGGTAAAGTAATATAACATCTGTCATATCAAGTGATTTAAAAGATGAACAAGCATAGAAATGGCAAAAGTGGTTTAATAACATCTCAATTGAGCATCCTTACACACTATCTGAATTATCAATTAACAAATGACAAGCtaaattgttttttttcttttttttttaaataaagaaaacCCAAGTCAAATTGCGAAAGATATAGAATTAGGTTGATTCTTACACAACTATAATAAGTTTCAATCAATTATTTAAGCAAAACAAACATAAAGAGAACTAAATCAAGAACTATAGCTAAACTTGTAAAATCAAAGATgaatcaataaattatatacaTAGTTCTAGGCTCAAATAATTGTACAATTTTTATATCCACTCAGAAGAAGAGAAATTTTTCATTCACATTCATTTTACACATTTCAAATACCTAGAAGTAATTAAAGGGTGGAGTCCTCAATAAACCAATAATAAACTCACAATCCACATAGTAAATCAAGCAAAAGACTAATTATGTAATCAAACCAAACATCAAATTATTGAATGAAACCCAACCATCCGTGTACTTAGTAAACTAAACATCTGTGTTATTtcaaataagttaaataatatacCATCAGTCATATACAGTAGTTTAATAGATCAACAAGCATTCACTAGTTCAACAAATTTAGGTAACATCTCATTCAAACATCTGTGCATACTACTTAAATCCTGGACTAACAAAACCAAAATTAGAAACATATAGTAATGAAAAAATAAGAACAGGCAAATTAGCAACAGCCAcacattttttttctaaatgaGTCCAGTTATTCAAATATATAAAATGGTgtatagaagaaaaaaaaattcagtaaCTTAACTAAATTCATTGAATGAACATCCAGTTATCAAATAAATCCAGAGCCATCAAATAACCTAATGAAGCAGCGATGAGGGAGGCGGTCACCGTTGGGTCCGGTGCGAGAGAGTGCGACGCCGGGTGCGGAAGTTTGGCGGCGCGGCGACGGCGACCAGAAGTTCCTCTGCCTAGACAAACATAACCTAAATTGAAAAAGTATATAAACGAAAGCGGTTAAAAAATCAGGAAATTAGCAGCAACCACGGTAAGTTTTCTTTCAAATCAGTTCAACAAATTAAACATATACACCTTCACGCAGATGCAGCACACCCATTTCAATCAACCATCACCTAAATCCTTTGCATGAATAGCTATTCATGAAATAAACAACCAGCAAGCAACTAACTTTTGGCAGCAGCGAGAAGGAGGAGGAAACCACGGTGTTGGGGGCGTTCACGCAAAAACAGCGGCGGCGCGAAGAAGCTCCAGGGGTCAGCACTGGTTCAGGTGTGATGGAGTGCAACTCATATGCGTACAGTTGGCGGCGCGGCGAAGGCTACCGGGAGCTCCTCGACGACGTCAACGTTCGACAGTGGTGTGAGTAAGGCGCGCGGGAAGAGGGGAGCAACGCACGACCTCCGTGAATGGCCGACCTTGATTCTTACGGGAGGAGTGTGTGGGTGGCACCGGATGTTCAGTTTGCAGTGGACTACTGCGGGAGGTTCTGTTGCAGCGCCGACGGTAGGAGATGTTGGGGTGTGACTGCTGTATTTTTTAATCTGGGTGGTATGGGGGGATGGGGAGAGGATAGTTAAAACCTGAATAATCAAAATTAGGGTTTAGTGGATGAAAGGGGGTATTTTTACTCTATTGGACCTATTTTAAAGTCCATTGTAGCTATTGTAAAGATATATCATTGTCTCCCTAGCAGtactcttttatatatatatatgctaatTATATCCTCAACATTATATTATTGTTCGTTCTGAATATCAAATGAGCATcgaaatttcaaaaattacagTGAATGCATCAATTCAATATATATACACTACTTAATacttatattataataataataataataataataataataataataataataataataatcaaatttGACTTAAATCGGACACTATTAAATGTATAATTGAATATATTTTGAACATACATAGTAcgttgatttttaaaaatacaacaaataattttgttggattaaaattaaatacaattttctaaatataatatttaacatataaatttctaatttaacagttaatatttgaaaaattatacgaacaaaaagttatttaataatatttatttaaaagataaaaaggtgaatattattttatatttgagaataattttactttcataTAGTGAAATGTTTACatagttttttaattaatatattcatATGTAAAAGTTAATAGAAATAGAAATGATACTATTAACATAGTAGTGATCATAATATATTAAGagaatgattgaaaagatattttagaaGGATATATCCACTAATATTATTTCAATCCATATATATTGCCAGTGACAAAAAAAATCCATATAAGCGTACACAAAATTTATATGACTGATACTTTTTTTATATGGAAACAGGAAAAGTATAAGGTACTAATATATTATCTACTAATTTATtgtcaataataattaattattatattttaattacaattaacATTGAATTGacttaaattaataaaaattttgaattataagGATTTGTAATCGCGCCGAAGAGAACTGCGACGTAAATTCAGAAAGGTGTCATTCAACCCTCTTCCGCAGTAACCTCTAACTGCATTGTTGTCACTCGTCCCTGCATTCTCCTTCACCCTGGCATCAGTCGGCATTGCATCTTCTGCCTCCACCGTTGCTGTCCCTGCACGACGTGCCGATCATGCTCTTCACATTGCTGCATCGCATCTCCTCCGCCACTGTCGTCTTCGTCGTCACGCCGTGGAACCTTCGTCACCGTCGTCTTCACTGCCACGCGGAACCCCTTTCTTATGGAACTGCCGCTACTGCGTCGCGCCGTTAGTTGCACTGTTCATAACGCGTGCAGTAGTTCGTGGCTACGTTGTTGCTATGGCCTCCACCCCGACGATCTTCTGGGCAATGCCGATGCCCTCTGATCTGCAACCAATCCCCGTCGCCGCAACACGCGTTTTACATGCGCAATTTTCTGATCTCCTCCGCAAGACCACCGCCATCCACCGCAATGCACTCTCTCTATCTTGTTTCTACCTTCTCGATTTGATCAAAGACACCTCCACTAGAAGACACATGTATAAGGAGACACATCCACAAAGACACTTTTATTAGATACGGCCATAAAAAAGGCATTTCTATTAGACACATTCACAAGACACTTCCATTAAACACAGTTGACAAGAGTtggtagaaaaataataatataaatttttaattaatttaattacataattcaaaaattataaaaaatttattaaattataaaataaagttgTAAACTCCgttaaattagtagataattagtcaataaattaatttttaatagagAAAATTAGAAATGTGAATATTTTATTAGATTAGGATAGAACTCATCGAAATGAGAATTTCGACATTAATTTCGAAGAAATCGATCCAAGATTGAACCGAACAGGACAAACCAGTTGAACCTACCAGACCTAAACCTGGCCCGTGGACCCAACCAGACCAATCCTTAAATGAACCCAAGCCCCTTCTCTCCCTCATTTCAGCTGAACAACACTGAAAGCTCCAGGGAAGAAAAGGAGCGCCGAAACCCTTACGGTAACATTTAACTCGTCGTAACTTCTCCGTCCGAGTTCAGATCGCCGCACCATTCGTGGCCACGCGTCTACTGCGTCGAGCTCTACATTTCTACTGgaacaatttcataggtaagTCATTAATTACTCCCAGACACTCCTTTTCCccaattttttgaaaattgaatagAGATGTTGAATTTCTTTACTTTTTGATATTTTAGGATCCAATCAGCTTGAGAAAAATGTTCACTCTTACTTATGTGAAGCTTGAGTAAGGTGAGGATATgataaattcaatttaaattactGAATTTATATTTTCGGAATTAAATTGGGTATATATGTGTTATAAATtaaatgtgtattaggttgtgaataaataattggagtttgaaattatgaatattggaacttggaggaagctgAGCCTAGAGTTTATTGAGCTTTTGAGGGGCTGTCTTGgttttaattaaattgatttgGTCACTACATGGAAATCAATAAAGGTATAGTTTAAATTTCTTGCATTTAACATATAATgttttgtgaaaacttaggctagatgaccataggataggttGGAATGTATGTGCTTGTATATTGTTTAGTATCTAATTAATAAATATGTTGATTGGTGATATTGGTTGCTTGATGGATTAGTGAATTATTGAATTGTCATTTGAGGCCATAAACATAGAAGTTTAGGATTGGTAAATTATGGTATTGGTTGTTGAATTTGAGAAGTATTGTGTGATTATTGTTGGTATGAGATATAATTTTTATGGTGATTGATGTGTTAATGAAGGAGGATATATTGTGTTGGAAAGTGTAGGTTGAATGATTAATGGCATAAGATttgtttgattgaaaatgaGGTTTAAAAGTTTGTAAAAGTTGGTTTTTGGGCCGAATTTCGGCGAGCTATAACTTAGTTTTTGGACTTTCaatttgtttctaatttttttaaaatgaaaatcgGGTTCATGATGTTTATGCCACTCGAAGAATGGGTGAAAAATATTGTAAATCGAAAAAGTTATGGGGTTGaaaaaattatacctataaaCTGTTTTGTTTGTAACAATTCTGCCACCCTGCTACTGCAACTTTGCTACTGCCTCTGTTTTGGTTTTTTTTAAGAATGTAcgctcacgcgtacgcgtgacgcACACGCACACGTGACATGAAGTTTTtacctacgcgtacgcgtgatggcCCCTATTTCAGCAAACATGATTTTCAAGATTTTAAACCACACTTCAAGCTtttaaacctctatttttattCCTTCGGTcattaataatagtattaaacCTGATAATCAGATGAAGTTAGGAAATGGAGATAACTTGGAGATGAAGTAAAGCTGAAAAGtgatgaattgattatgaaataTTACGGATGATCATGTATGGTACTTGGCTTGATAATCAAATGAATGATCTTGTATGATGCTTGACTTGAATTATTAAACGATCTGAGATACAAAATTCTCTGGGTAAagtaccgtggcttgccaccacgtgtatcaggttgaaaactcgatactctgttgaccctacgacgtatgGGTGACTGGGCACTTATAAATTCTCGGGAATGTTAAcacccattgagcaatattgattatttgagaaaaagctatgtaTAGACTCTTGGAGATGCATGTCGAgggacagtctaaggttttcggacttgtcgggttggctggataaccgacagatgagtctcatcagccataggataggcatgcatcatatacatactacttgaattacttgtttGTGCATTAATTGGGTGTTCCTAAGTGTACTTTCcatgttaaatgtatatttgttacCTGTAGTAtttgtaaccttcttgtgcttgTCTTTATCTGTTTATTTGTCTGTTTATTAAGTTAGGCGTAGATACTCTTAGAAAATCACCTTTTATGACTtctatttaatactttaagctctataatctgagtgttggtgttctaggattgcctctgacattttcaggaccttatatattatgtgtgtgacacctttaccatactgagaacctctggtcCCACACCATattatgttgttgtttttcagatgcaggtcgagaggcat
This window contains:
- the LOC130976038 gene encoding cyanogenic beta-glucosidase-like, which codes for MKYMNLDAYRFSISWSRILPKGKLSGGVNHKGIEYYNNLINELLANGLQPFVTIFHWDVPQALEDDYSDFLSPHIADDFKNYAEVCFKEFGNRVKHWITLNEPKNVRKNG